A genome region from Vicinamibacterales bacterium includes the following:
- a CDS encoding serine hydrolase, giving the protein MFRTTRTPRRIGRWLTLSVLLLTAAWTTAGRAQDQPTYPGATWERLASPQALGWSPEKLKLAKEYAATINTEAVMVVVQGKVLDEWGRTDAKYNIHSIRKSFLSAMYGIHVRQNRIDLAKTLEQLGIDDNEPSLNAAEKTATVHDLLKARSGVYHPALYETPAMKAARPARNSHAPGTFWYYNNWDFNALGMIFERAVKNSIYREFQTRIAGPIGMQDYILDDGQYFTGADSVYAAYPFRMTARDMARFGLLFLRQGSWRGTEVVPKDWVAESTASYSDAGQSGGYGYLWWVAVEGRHFPGVVMPKGSYSARGAGGHFILVVPEYDMVIVHRVNTDIRGRQVSGEQFGKLVQLIFDARTAR; this is encoded by the coding sequence ATGTTTCGCACGACACGCACACCGCGAAGAATCGGACGCTGGTTGACGCTCAGCGTCCTGCTGCTCACCGCAGCGTGGACGACGGCCGGCCGAGCGCAGGACCAGCCCACGTACCCGGGCGCCACCTGGGAACGCCTAGCGTCTCCGCAGGCGCTCGGGTGGTCTCCCGAGAAGCTGAAGCTGGCGAAGGAGTACGCGGCCACCATCAATACCGAGGCCGTCATGGTCGTCGTCCAGGGCAAGGTCCTGGACGAATGGGGCAGGACCGACGCGAAGTACAACATTCACTCGATTCGCAAGAGCTTCCTGAGCGCGATGTACGGGATCCACGTCCGCCAGAACCGGATCGACCTCGCCAAGACCCTGGAGCAGCTCGGGATCGACGACAACGAGCCGTCGTTGAACGCGGCCGAGAAGACCGCCACCGTGCACGACCTGTTGAAGGCCCGCTCGGGCGTGTACCATCCCGCGCTGTACGAGACGCCGGCCATGAAGGCCGCGCGCCCGGCGCGCAACAGCCACGCTCCTGGCACGTTCTGGTACTACAACAACTGGGACTTCAACGCGCTCGGCATGATCTTCGAGCGGGCGGTGAAGAACAGCATCTACCGGGAATTCCAGACGCGGATCGCCGGCCCGATCGGCATGCAGGACTACATTCTCGACGACGGGCAGTACTTCACCGGGGCGGACTCGGTGTACGCCGCCTACCCGTTCCGCATGACCGCGCGCGACATGGCGCGCTTCGGCCTGCTGTTCCTGCGGCAGGGCTCGTGGCGGGGCACCGAGGTCGTGCCGAAGGACTGGGTGGCAGAGAGCACCGCGTCGTATTCGGACGCGGGCCAGTCGGGCGGCTACGGCTACCTGTGGTGGGTCGCGGTCGAGGGCCGGCACTTCCCTGGCGTCGTGATGCCGAAAGGGTCGTATTCGGCCCGCGGGGCGGGCGGCCACTTCATTCTCGTCGTGCCGGAATACGACATGGTGATCGTGCACCGTGTGAACACCGACATCCGCGGCCGGCAGGTCAGCGGGGAGCAGTTCGGCAAGCTGGTGCAGTTGATCTTCGACGCGAGGACCGCGAGGTAG
- a CDS encoding TonB-dependent receptor translates to MNMKTLIAFCLALAVAAGAAAQGNPTGTIRGQVVDPDKLALPGVTVTVTSPALQGARTAVTSANGDFIIPFLPAGEYTVTVELQGFQAQKQTIGVAMAETQPLMIKMSLASLTETVNVTGTTNTEVLTTSTVAETYKKDTLERLPIGRTLNDATLLAPGVAPNGPSGNIMMSGALSFENLFLVNGVVVNENLRGQALNLFIEDAIQETKVSTGSISAEYGRFQGGVVNMITKSGGNNFSGSFRTTFDNDAWRSLTPDPNDQKVDTVTPTYELTAGGPIRKDKVWFFGAYRLTDPKRNKTLDYTGVNFTYDTKDTRYEAKVTYALNQKNNIKASYTKRTTASKNNWFGSVMDLASLYDNSTEQTLTTVNYTNVLTSNIFLEGQYSRKISATMDTGSRFSDPIKGTYITDRSRNSYRYNAPTFCAVCYDSTGTGWLEHRDNWDWFVKMSYFVSTKKTGSHNLVFGFDNYKEWRKNNNWQSGSSFAVNGTSAIINGTSIFPVLKNDNTTYINWMPLVKETVGNDIRTYSGYINDAWRLSNKLSFNIGARYDMNRSKDQSGAEVVKDSQWSPRVGFSWDIKGDAKWIANAAFSRYVMGISTALVDAGSAGGRTASYSWYYKGPNINTAAAGPYLTADQALPILWKWFNDNGGVNMKTRTAPSIPGVSTRVKDGVVSPSSNEFSFGIANQLGDKGVWRVDYVYRKSGDMYGDYLDMSTGLVADPTGRQFNLTLTGNTPLAKRTYQSVVTNFNYRFKSVIVSANYTLSKMWGNVNGENTGSGPIRADLNWYPEYKQEGWNYPLGYNPGDQRHKFRGMVTYRVPVPQSVGSLDIGMVQRYDSPVAQDIAGTVDSRSYVNNPGYLNPTSGVTYYFIGRGDYRFDPVWTTDLSVMWGKKIPGIHTEVFFRGVITNLFNNAAVTGGDTTVNTNYNNKAYAVFNPFTSAPVQGTNWDYSSIFGRPQSKDDYQRARLFTFSVGVRF, encoded by the coding sequence ATGAACATGAAGACACTGATCGCATTTTGTCTGGCGCTGGCTGTCGCTGCAGGCGCCGCGGCCCAGGGAAACCCCACAGGGACCATCAGAGGTCAGGTGGTCGATCCGGACAAGTTGGCCCTGCCGGGTGTCACGGTCACGGTGACGTCGCCGGCACTCCAGGGCGCACGCACGGCGGTGACGTCCGCCAACGGCGACTTCATCATTCCGTTCCTGCCGGCCGGCGAGTACACGGTCACGGTCGAGCTGCAGGGCTTCCAGGCGCAGAAACAGACGATCGGCGTGGCGATGGCGGAGACGCAGCCACTGATGATCAAGATGTCTCTGGCCTCCCTCACTGAAACGGTGAACGTCACCGGCACGACGAACACCGAGGTGCTGACGACGTCCACGGTCGCCGAGACCTACAAGAAGGACACGCTGGAGCGCCTGCCGATCGGCCGGACGCTCAACGACGCCACCCTGCTGGCGCCCGGCGTCGCGCCCAACGGCCCGAGCGGCAACATCATGATGTCGGGCGCGCTCTCGTTCGAGAACCTGTTCCTGGTCAACGGCGTGGTCGTCAACGAGAACCTGCGCGGCCAGGCGCTGAACCTCTTCATCGAGGACGCGATCCAGGAGACGAAGGTCTCGACCGGCAGCATCTCGGCGGAGTACGGACGGTTCCAGGGCGGCGTGGTCAACATGATCACCAAGTCGGGCGGCAACAACTTCAGCGGGTCGTTCCGCACGACGTTCGACAACGATGCCTGGCGCTCGCTGACGCCCGATCCCAACGACCAGAAGGTCGACACCGTCACACCGACCTACGAGCTGACGGCCGGCGGCCCGATCCGCAAGGACAAGGTCTGGTTCTTCGGCGCGTACCGGCTCACGGATCCCAAGCGCAACAAGACCCTCGACTACACCGGGGTCAACTTCACCTACGACACCAAGGACACCCGGTACGAGGCGAAGGTCACCTACGCCCTGAACCAGAAGAACAACATCAAGGCGTCCTACACGAAGCGGACGACCGCGAGCAAGAACAACTGGTTCGGCTCGGTCATGGACCTGGCCAGCTTGTACGACAACTCGACCGAGCAGACTCTCACCACGGTCAACTACACGAACGTGCTCACCAGCAACATCTTCCTCGAGGGTCAGTACTCGCGGAAGATCTCGGCGACGATGGACACCGGGTCGCGGTTCTCGGACCCGATCAAGGGCACCTACATCACCGACCGCTCGCGCAACAGCTACCGCTACAACGCGCCGACCTTCTGCGCGGTGTGCTACGACAGCACCGGCACCGGGTGGCTTGAGCACCGCGACAACTGGGACTGGTTCGTCAAGATGAGCTACTTCGTGTCGACGAAGAAGACCGGGTCGCACAACCTGGTGTTCGGCTTCGACAACTACAAGGAGTGGCGCAAGAACAACAACTGGCAGTCGGGGAGCAGCTTCGCCGTCAACGGCACCTCCGCGATCATCAACGGGACCAGCATCTTCCCGGTGCTCAAGAACGACAACACCACCTACATCAACTGGATGCCGCTGGTGAAGGAGACGGTCGGCAACGACATCAGGACGTACTCCGGATACATCAACGATGCGTGGCGCCTGAGCAACAAGCTCTCGTTCAACATCGGCGCCCGCTACGACATGAATCGGTCGAAGGACCAGAGCGGCGCCGAGGTCGTGAAGGACTCGCAGTGGAGTCCGCGCGTCGGATTCAGCTGGGACATCAAGGGCGACGCCAAGTGGATCGCCAACGCGGCCTTCTCGCGGTACGTCATGGGCATCAGCACCGCGCTGGTGGACGCCGGATCGGCCGGCGGACGGACGGCGAGCTACAGCTGGTACTACAAGGGCCCGAACATCAACACGGCCGCCGCGGGTCCCTATCTCACCGCCGACCAGGCGCTGCCGATCCTGTGGAAGTGGTTCAACGACAACGGCGGCGTCAACATGAAGACCCGGACGGCGCCGAGCATCCCGGGTGTCAGCACGAGGGTCAAGGACGGTGTGGTGTCGCCCAGCTCGAACGAGTTCTCGTTCGGCATCGCGAACCAGCTCGGGGACAAGGGTGTGTGGCGCGTCGACTACGTCTACCGGAAGTCGGGCGACATGTATGGCGACTACCTCGACATGTCGACCGGCCTCGTGGCCGATCCGACGGGGCGCCAGTTCAACCTCACGCTGACGGGCAACACGCCGCTGGCCAAGCGCACCTACCAGTCGGTGGTGACCAATTTCAACTATCGGTTCAAGTCGGTGATCGTCAGCGCCAACTACACGCTGTCGAAGATGTGGGGCAACGTGAACGGCGAGAATACCGGCAGCGGGCCGATTCGCGCCGACCTGAACTGGTACCCGGAGTACAAGCAGGAAGGCTGGAACTACCCGCTGGGCTACAACCCCGGCGACCAGCGCCACAAGTTCCGCGGCATGGTGACGTACCGCGTACCCGTCCCGCAGAGCGTCGGTTCGCTCGACATCGGGATGGTGCAGCGCTACGACTCGCCCGTGGCGCAGGACATCGCCGGCACGGTGGACAGCCGATCGTACGTGAACAATCCGGGCTACCTCAACCCGACCAGCGGCGTGACGTACTACTTCATCGGCCGCGGTGACTACCGGTTCGATCCGGTCTGGACGACGGACCTGTCCGTGATGTGGGGGAAGAAGATTCCGGGCATCCACACCGAGGTGTTCTTCCGCGGCGTCATCACCAACCTGTTCAACAATGCCGCCGTCACCGGCGGTGATACGACGGTGAACACGAACTACAACAACAAGGCGTACGCCGTGTTCAACCCGTTCACGTCCGCGCCGGTGCAGGGCACGAACTGGGACTACAGCTCGATCTTCGGGCGGCCCCAGTCGAAGGATGACTACCAGAGGGCGCGCTTGTTCACCTTCTCGGTGGGAGTTCGCTTCTAG